One window of the Ammospiza nelsoni isolate bAmmNel1 chromosome 2, bAmmNel1.pri, whole genome shotgun sequence genome contains the following:
- the UBE3A gene encoding ubiquitin-protein ligase E3A isoform X1, whose amino-acid sequence MATACKRSPGEPHSENIETSRMKRAAAKHLIERYYHQLTEGCGNEACTNEFCASCPTFLRMDNNAAAIKALELYKINAKLCDPHPSKKGTSSAYLENNSKGAHNNSCTDRKMNKKEMQGPRDDFKDVTFLTEDKIYEILELCREKEDYSPLIRVIGRVFSSAEALVQSFRKTKQHTKEELKSLQGKDEDKDEDEKEKAACSAAAMEEDSGASSSSSSRIGDSTQGDNNLQKLGPDEVSVDIEAVRRVYDRLLSNEKIETAFLNALVYLSPNVECDLTYHNVYSRDPNYLNLFIIVMENGNLHSPEYLEMALPLFCKAMSKLPLAAQAKLVRLWSKYRADQIRRMMETFQQLITYKVISNEFNSRNLVNDDDAVVAASKCLKMVYYANVVGGDVDTDHNEEEDEEPIPESSELTLQELLGEERRNKKGPRVDPLETELGVKTIDCRKPLIPFEEFINEPLNDVLEMDKDYTFFKVETENKFSFMTCPFILNAVTKNLGLYYDNRIRMYSERRITVLYSLVQGQQLNPYLRLKVRRDHIIDDALVRLEMIAMENPADLKKQLYVEFEGEQGVDEGGVSKEFFQLVVEEIFNPDIGMFTYDESTKLFWFNPSSFETEGQFTLIGIVLGLAIYNNCILDVHFPMVVYRKLMGKKGTFRDLADSHPVLYQSLRDLLEYEGSVEDDMMITFQISHTDLFGNPMMHDLKENGDKIPITNENRKEFVNLYADYILNKSVEKQFKAFRRGFHMVTNESPLKYLFRPEEIELLICGSRNLDFQALEETTEYDGGYTRDSLIIREFWEIVHSFTDEQKRLFLQFTTGTDRAPVGGLGKLKMIIAKNGPDTERLPTSHTCFNVLLLPEYSSKEKLKERLLKAITYAKGFGML is encoded by the exons GAAGCGAGCAGCTGCAAAGCATCTAATAGAGCGCTACTACCACCAGTTAACCGAGGGCTGTGGAAATGAAGCCTGCACGAATGAATTTTGTGCTTCCTGTCCAACTTTTCTCCGAATGGATAACAATGCAGCAGCCATTAAGGCCCTCGAGCTTTATAAGATTAATGCAAAACTCTGTGATCCTCATCCCTCCAAGAAAGGAACGAGCTCAGCTTACCTAGAAAACAATTCCAAAGGTGCCCATAACAATTCCTGCACTGACAGAAAAATGAACAAGAAGGAAATGCAAGGCCCAAGAGATGACTTTAAAG ATGTGACCTTCCTAACAGAAGACAAGATATATGAAATTCTTGAACTATGTCGAGAAAAAGAGGATTATTCCCCTTTAATCCGGGTGATTGGGAGAGTGTTTTCTAGTGCTGAAGCACTGGTGCAGAGTTTCCGAAAAACCAAGCAGCACACCAAGGAGGAGCTAAAGTCTCTTCAAGGAAAGGATGAAGACAAAGAtgaagatgaaaaggaaaaagctgcctGTTCGGCTGCTGCTATGGAAGAGGATTCTGGTgcatcatcatcttcatcatcaaGAATAGGTGATAGCACACAGGGAGATAATAACCTCCAAAAACTAGGCCCAGATGAAGTGTCTGTAGATATTGAAGCAGTCAGGCGGGTCTATGATAGGTTACTTTCTAATGAAAAAATAGAAACTGCCTTTTTAAATGCACTTGTGTACTTGTCACCTAATGTGGAATGTGACTTGACTTACCATAATGTGTACTCTCGGGATCCAAACTATCTGAATTTGTTTATTATCGTTATGGAGAATGGCAATCTTCATAGCCCAGAATATCTGGAAATGGCTCTACCATTGTTTTGCAAAGCAATGAGCAAACTGCCCCTTGCAGCTCAAGCAAAACTGGTCAGATTGTGGTCTAAGTACAGAGCAGATCAAATTCGGAGAATGATGGAAACATTTCAGCAGCTTATTACTTACAAAGTCATAAGCAACGAGTTCAATAGTCGTAACCTAGTGAATGATGATGATGCTGTTGTTGCTGCTTCGAAGTGCTTGAAAATGGTTTACTATGCAAATGTAGTAGGAGGGGATGTGGATACAGATCATAAcgaagaggaggatgaagaacCCATCCCAGAATCAAGTGAACTAACTCTTCAAGAGCTGTTGGgtgaggaaagaagaaataaaaaaggtcCTCGAGTAGACCCCCTGGAAACTGAACTTGGTGTTAAAACTATAGATTGCAGAAAACCACTTATCCCTTTTGAAGAATTTATTAATGAACCACTGAATGATGTTCTAGAAATGGACAAAGACTACACTTTCTTCAAAGTAGAAACAGAGAATAAATTCTCATTTATGACCTGTCCCTTCATATTGAATGCTGTTACCAAGAACCTGGGATTGTATTATGACAATAGGATCCGGATGTACAGTGAGAGACGCATTACTGTGCTCTATAGCTTGGTTCAGGGGCAGCAGCTCAACCCCTACCTGCGGCTCAAGGTGCGGCGCGATCACATCATCGACGACGCGCTCGTCCGG CTAGAGATGATTGCCATGGAAAATCCTGCGGACTTGAAGAAGCAATTGTATGTTGAATTTGAAGGAGAGCAAGGGGTAGATGAAGGAGGTGTTTCCAAAGAATTTTTTCAACTGGTTGTGGAAGAAATCTTCAATCCAGATATTG ggaTGTTCACATATGATGAGTCTACAAAACTGTTTTGGTTTAATCCGTCCTCTTTTGAAACTGAGGGTCAGTTTACCCTGATTGGCATAGTACTGGGACTGGCTATTTACAACAACTGTATACTGGATGTACATTTCCCCATGGTTGTCTACAGGAAGCTAATGGGCAAAAAAGGAACTTTCCGTGATCTGGCAGACTCTCATCCT GTTCTGTATCAGAGTTTGAGAGACTTACTGGAGTATGAAGGAAGTGTGGAAGATGATATGATGATAACGTTTCAAATATCTCACACGGATCTCTTTGGCAATCCAATGATGCATGATTTAAAGGAAAACGGTGATAAAATTCCTATTACAAATGAGAACAGAAAG GAATTTGTCAATCTGTATGCTGACTATATACTCAATAAATCAGTAGAAAAGCAGTTCAAGGCCTTTCGGAGAGGATTCCACATGGTGACCAATGAATCtcctttgaaatatttatttagacCAGAGGAAATTGAATTACTTATTTGTGGAAGTAGG AATTTAGATTTTCAAGCACTAGAAGAAACTACAGAATATGATGGTGGCTATACAAGAGACTCTCTTATTATTAG GGAATTCTGGGAAATAGTCCATTCATTTACAGATGAACAGAAAAGACTCTTCTTACAGTTTACAACAGGCACAGACAGAGCCCCTGTGGGAGGACTTGGAAAGTTAAAGATGATCATAGCCAAAAATGGCCCAGATAcagagag GTTACCTACATCTCACACATGCTTTAATGTACTTTTGCTTCCGGAGTACTCAAGCAAAGAAAAGCTTAAAGAAAGATTATTGAAGGCCATCACATATGCCAAAGGATTTGGCATGCTGTAA
- the UBE3A gene encoding ubiquitin-protein ligase E3A isoform X2 gives MKRAAAKHLIERYYHQLTEGCGNEACTNEFCASCPTFLRMDNNAAAIKALELYKINAKLCDPHPSKKGTSSAYLENNSKGAHNNSCTDRKMNKKEMQGPRDDFKDVTFLTEDKIYEILELCREKEDYSPLIRVIGRVFSSAEALVQSFRKTKQHTKEELKSLQGKDEDKDEDEKEKAACSAAAMEEDSGASSSSSSRIGDSTQGDNNLQKLGPDEVSVDIEAVRRVYDRLLSNEKIETAFLNALVYLSPNVECDLTYHNVYSRDPNYLNLFIIVMENGNLHSPEYLEMALPLFCKAMSKLPLAAQAKLVRLWSKYRADQIRRMMETFQQLITYKVISNEFNSRNLVNDDDAVVAASKCLKMVYYANVVGGDVDTDHNEEEDEEPIPESSELTLQELLGEERRNKKGPRVDPLETELGVKTIDCRKPLIPFEEFINEPLNDVLEMDKDYTFFKVETENKFSFMTCPFILNAVTKNLGLYYDNRIRMYSERRITVLYSLVQGQQLNPYLRLKVRRDHIIDDALVRLEMIAMENPADLKKQLYVEFEGEQGVDEGGVSKEFFQLVVEEIFNPDIGMFTYDESTKLFWFNPSSFETEGQFTLIGIVLGLAIYNNCILDVHFPMVVYRKLMGKKGTFRDLADSHPVLYQSLRDLLEYEGSVEDDMMITFQISHTDLFGNPMMHDLKENGDKIPITNENRKEFVNLYADYILNKSVEKQFKAFRRGFHMVTNESPLKYLFRPEEIELLICGSRNLDFQALEETTEYDGGYTRDSLIIREFWEIVHSFTDEQKRLFLQFTTGTDRAPVGGLGKLKMIIAKNGPDTERLPTSHTCFNVLLLPEYSSKEKLKERLLKAITYAKGFGML, from the exons GAAGCGAGCAGCTGCAAAGCATCTAATAGAGCGCTACTACCACCAGTTAACCGAGGGCTGTGGAAATGAAGCCTGCACGAATGAATTTTGTGCTTCCTGTCCAACTTTTCTCCGAATGGATAACAATGCAGCAGCCATTAAGGCCCTCGAGCTTTATAAGATTAATGCAAAACTCTGTGATCCTCATCCCTCCAAGAAAGGAACGAGCTCAGCTTACCTAGAAAACAATTCCAAAGGTGCCCATAACAATTCCTGCACTGACAGAAAAATGAACAAGAAGGAAATGCAAGGCCCAAGAGATGACTTTAAAG ATGTGACCTTCCTAACAGAAGACAAGATATATGAAATTCTTGAACTATGTCGAGAAAAAGAGGATTATTCCCCTTTAATCCGGGTGATTGGGAGAGTGTTTTCTAGTGCTGAAGCACTGGTGCAGAGTTTCCGAAAAACCAAGCAGCACACCAAGGAGGAGCTAAAGTCTCTTCAAGGAAAGGATGAAGACAAAGAtgaagatgaaaaggaaaaagctgcctGTTCGGCTGCTGCTATGGAAGAGGATTCTGGTgcatcatcatcttcatcatcaaGAATAGGTGATAGCACACAGGGAGATAATAACCTCCAAAAACTAGGCCCAGATGAAGTGTCTGTAGATATTGAAGCAGTCAGGCGGGTCTATGATAGGTTACTTTCTAATGAAAAAATAGAAACTGCCTTTTTAAATGCACTTGTGTACTTGTCACCTAATGTGGAATGTGACTTGACTTACCATAATGTGTACTCTCGGGATCCAAACTATCTGAATTTGTTTATTATCGTTATGGAGAATGGCAATCTTCATAGCCCAGAATATCTGGAAATGGCTCTACCATTGTTTTGCAAAGCAATGAGCAAACTGCCCCTTGCAGCTCAAGCAAAACTGGTCAGATTGTGGTCTAAGTACAGAGCAGATCAAATTCGGAGAATGATGGAAACATTTCAGCAGCTTATTACTTACAAAGTCATAAGCAACGAGTTCAATAGTCGTAACCTAGTGAATGATGATGATGCTGTTGTTGCTGCTTCGAAGTGCTTGAAAATGGTTTACTATGCAAATGTAGTAGGAGGGGATGTGGATACAGATCATAAcgaagaggaggatgaagaacCCATCCCAGAATCAAGTGAACTAACTCTTCAAGAGCTGTTGGgtgaggaaagaagaaataaaaaaggtcCTCGAGTAGACCCCCTGGAAACTGAACTTGGTGTTAAAACTATAGATTGCAGAAAACCACTTATCCCTTTTGAAGAATTTATTAATGAACCACTGAATGATGTTCTAGAAATGGACAAAGACTACACTTTCTTCAAAGTAGAAACAGAGAATAAATTCTCATTTATGACCTGTCCCTTCATATTGAATGCTGTTACCAAGAACCTGGGATTGTATTATGACAATAGGATCCGGATGTACAGTGAGAGACGCATTACTGTGCTCTATAGCTTGGTTCAGGGGCAGCAGCTCAACCCCTACCTGCGGCTCAAGGTGCGGCGCGATCACATCATCGACGACGCGCTCGTCCGG CTAGAGATGATTGCCATGGAAAATCCTGCGGACTTGAAGAAGCAATTGTATGTTGAATTTGAAGGAGAGCAAGGGGTAGATGAAGGAGGTGTTTCCAAAGAATTTTTTCAACTGGTTGTGGAAGAAATCTTCAATCCAGATATTG ggaTGTTCACATATGATGAGTCTACAAAACTGTTTTGGTTTAATCCGTCCTCTTTTGAAACTGAGGGTCAGTTTACCCTGATTGGCATAGTACTGGGACTGGCTATTTACAACAACTGTATACTGGATGTACATTTCCCCATGGTTGTCTACAGGAAGCTAATGGGCAAAAAAGGAACTTTCCGTGATCTGGCAGACTCTCATCCT GTTCTGTATCAGAGTTTGAGAGACTTACTGGAGTATGAAGGAAGTGTGGAAGATGATATGATGATAACGTTTCAAATATCTCACACGGATCTCTTTGGCAATCCAATGATGCATGATTTAAAGGAAAACGGTGATAAAATTCCTATTACAAATGAGAACAGAAAG GAATTTGTCAATCTGTATGCTGACTATATACTCAATAAATCAGTAGAAAAGCAGTTCAAGGCCTTTCGGAGAGGATTCCACATGGTGACCAATGAATCtcctttgaaatatttatttagacCAGAGGAAATTGAATTACTTATTTGTGGAAGTAGG AATTTAGATTTTCAAGCACTAGAAGAAACTACAGAATATGATGGTGGCTATACAAGAGACTCTCTTATTATTAG GGAATTCTGGGAAATAGTCCATTCATTTACAGATGAACAGAAAAGACTCTTCTTACAGTTTACAACAGGCACAGACAGAGCCCCTGTGGGAGGACTTGGAAAGTTAAAGATGATCATAGCCAAAAATGGCCCAGATAcagagag GTTACCTACATCTCACACATGCTTTAATGTACTTTTGCTTCCGGAGTACTCAAGCAAAGAAAAGCTTAAAGAAAGATTATTGAAGGCCATCACATATGCCAAAGGATTTGGCATGCTGTAA